From Gemmatimonas sp.:
CCCCCTGTGTCAGGATAGTTGTCGCATGAGCGGTGCAAACGCATCGCCCATGTCGATCACCGGTCGGGGGTATGGAGTTGGTTCGCATGCAAACGTACAGTGCCGCCTTTAGGGCGCGGGTGGTGCAGCGGTTGATGGGCCCGCGCGCGGTCAGCGCGAATCGGTTGGCCGCGACGGTGGGCGTGTCGCAAGAGACCCTCTCGCGATGGCTGCGCCACGCCCGTAGTGTAGAGGGCATGACCGCACCGAAGAAGCGGACGCCGCGCTGGACCGGCGCGGACAAGCTGCGCGTGGTGCTCGCGGCCGAGGGGTTAGAGGACGAGGCGCTCGGCGCGCTGCTGCGGCAGGAAGGCCTGCACGCGGCGCAGCTCGCGGAGTGGCGCGCGGCCGCCGAAGCCGCGCTGGGTGCGCCGGCGCCGCGTCGCCCGTCGGGGCCGTCGCCCGAGGCGCAGCGGATTGTGGCGCTGGAGCGTGAGCTCCGGCGCAAAGAGGC
This genomic window contains:
- a CDS encoding transposase: MQTYSAAFRARVVQRLMGPRAVSANRLAATVGVSQETLSRWLRHARSVEGMTAPKKRTPRWTGADKLRVVLAAEGLEDEALGALLRQEGLHAAQLAEWRAAAEAALGAPAPRRPSGPSPEAQRIVALERELRRKEAALAETAALLVLKKKVRAIWADEDDTTDPRRGA